A section of the Malaclemys terrapin pileata isolate rMalTer1 chromosome 15, rMalTer1.hap1, whole genome shotgun sequence genome encodes:
- the LOC128823161 gene encoding monocarboxylate transporter 13-like isoform X1 yields MPVVHPEPPDGGWGWMVVLAAFFQSALVFGVIRSFGVFFMEFVGYFGELSGRVSWITSIGIAVQQFASPVGSALSTQYGARPVVMAGGLLSGLGMLLASFATSLTHLYVSIGLLSGFGWALVFTPSVASVARYFKKRRTFATGLAFTGVGLSSFAFSPLFQFLVDTYAWRGALLVVAGMSFNLVVCGALIRPLTLKEDLASPGDPGGSCLGKLSTLFGLPLLSHWPFVRFVLAVTLINTGYFIPYVHLVARARELGFDEYQAAFLMSVAAVADLCGRLLSGWLADCRAFRLSHILVAWTSLTGISLALVPLGHGYPLLMAISVCYGFFSGALTPVVFSILPEIVGIGRIFGSMGLLQMMESIGGLLGAPFSGWLRDMTGDYMASFLAAGAFLLAGSLVLVTLPNFFSCLGTSSPACRGTQVEAGAEPAPLTPASGEHSSQDRD; encoded by the exons ATGCCGGTggtgcaccctgaaccccctgacgggggctggggctggatggTGGTGCTGGCCGCCTTCTTCCAGTCGGCGCTGGTTTTCGGGGTGATCCGCTCCTTCGGCGTCTTCTTCATGGAGTTTGTGGGGTACTTTGGGGAGCTGTCCGGGCGGGTGTCCTGGATCACCTCCATCGGGATCGCGGTGCAGCAATTTGCTA gtcCGGTGGGCAGCGCCCTCAGCACCCAGTACGGCGCCCGCCCCGTAGTGATGGCCGGGGGCCTCCTCTCGGGGCTGGGCATGCTCCTGGCTTCCTTCGCCACCAGCCTGACCCACCTGTACGTGAGCATCGGGCTGCTCTCAG GCTTCGGGTGGGCCTTGGTCTTCACACCCTCCGTGGCCTCGGTGGCTCGTTACTTCAAGAAGCGCCGGACGTTCGCCACAGGCTTGGCCTTCACGGGCGTGGGCCTGTCCTCCTTCGCCTTCTCCCCACTCTTCCAGTTCCTGGTGGACACCTACGCCTGGCGGGGGGCCCTCCTGGTGGTGGCCGGCATGTCCTTCAACCTGGTGGTGTGCGGAGCCCTAATCCGCCCCCTGACCCTCAAGGAGGACCTGGCCAGCCCTGGGGACCCTGGCGGGAGCTGCCTGGGGAAGCTTTCCACCCTCTTTGGCCTGCCTTTGCTCTCCCACTGGCCCTTTGTGAGATTTGTGCTAGCCGTGACCTTGATCAACACCGGCTACTTCATTCCCTACGTCCACTTGGTGGCCCGAGCCCGGGAGCTGGGCTTCGATGAGTACCAGGCTGCCTTCCTCATGTCCGTGGCAGCCGTGGCCGACCTGTGTGGCCGCCTCCTCTCGGGTTGGCTGGCCGACTGCCGGGCTTTCCGCCTCAGCCACATTTTGGTGGCCTGGACCTCCCTGACTGGCATCTCCTTGGCACTGGTGCCTCTGGGGCACGGCTACCCGTTGTTGATGGCCATCAGCGTCTGTTATGGGTTCTTCTCCGGGGCGCTCACCCCCGTGGTCTTTTCCATCCTGCCGGAAATTGTGGGCATCGGGCGGATTTTTGGCTCTATGGGGCTGCTGCAGATGATGGAGAGCATCGGCGGGCTTCTGGGAGCGCCGTTCTCTG GTTGGCTGCGGGACATGACTGGGGACTACATGGCCTCTTTCTTGGCAGCTGGGGCTTTCCTCTTGGCTGGGAGCCTGGTTTTGGTCACTCTGCCCAACTTCTTCTCCTGTCTGGGCACCTCCTCTCCTGCCTGCCGGGGCACCCAGGtggaggcaggggcagagccGGCTCCATTGACACCAGCCTCTGGGGAACATTCCTCCCAGGACAGAGACTAG
- the LOC128823161 gene encoding monocarboxylate transporter 13-like isoform X2 — protein sequence MPVVHPEPPDGGWGWMVVLAAFFQSALVFGVIRSFGVFFMEFVGYFGELSGRVSWITSIGIAVQQFASFGWALVFTPSVASVARYFKKRRTFATGLAFTGVGLSSFAFSPLFQFLVDTYAWRGALLVVAGMSFNLVVCGALIRPLTLKEDLASPGDPGGSCLGKLSTLFGLPLLSHWPFVRFVLAVTLINTGYFIPYVHLVARARELGFDEYQAAFLMSVAAVADLCGRLLSGWLADCRAFRLSHILVAWTSLTGISLALVPLGHGYPLLMAISVCYGFFSGALTPVVFSILPEIVGIGRIFGSMGLLQMMESIGGLLGAPFSGWLRDMTGDYMASFLAAGAFLLAGSLVLVTLPNFFSCLGTSSPACRGTQVEAGAEPAPLTPASGEHSSQDRD from the exons ATGCCGGTggtgcaccctgaaccccctgacgggggctggggctggatggTGGTGCTGGCCGCCTTCTTCCAGTCGGCGCTGGTTTTCGGGGTGATCCGCTCCTTCGGCGTCTTCTTCATGGAGTTTGTGGGGTACTTTGGGGAGCTGTCCGGGCGGGTGTCCTGGATCACCTCCATCGGGATCGCGGTGCAGCAATTTGCTA GCTTCGGGTGGGCCTTGGTCTTCACACCCTCCGTGGCCTCGGTGGCTCGTTACTTCAAGAAGCGCCGGACGTTCGCCACAGGCTTGGCCTTCACGGGCGTGGGCCTGTCCTCCTTCGCCTTCTCCCCACTCTTCCAGTTCCTGGTGGACACCTACGCCTGGCGGGGGGCCCTCCTGGTGGTGGCCGGCATGTCCTTCAACCTGGTGGTGTGCGGAGCCCTAATCCGCCCCCTGACCCTCAAGGAGGACCTGGCCAGCCCTGGGGACCCTGGCGGGAGCTGCCTGGGGAAGCTTTCCACCCTCTTTGGCCTGCCTTTGCTCTCCCACTGGCCCTTTGTGAGATTTGTGCTAGCCGTGACCTTGATCAACACCGGCTACTTCATTCCCTACGTCCACTTGGTGGCCCGAGCCCGGGAGCTGGGCTTCGATGAGTACCAGGCTGCCTTCCTCATGTCCGTGGCAGCCGTGGCCGACCTGTGTGGCCGCCTCCTCTCGGGTTGGCTGGCCGACTGCCGGGCTTTCCGCCTCAGCCACATTTTGGTGGCCTGGACCTCCCTGACTGGCATCTCCTTGGCACTGGTGCCTCTGGGGCACGGCTACCCGTTGTTGATGGCCATCAGCGTCTGTTATGGGTTCTTCTCCGGGGCGCTCACCCCCGTGGTCTTTTCCATCCTGCCGGAAATTGTGGGCATCGGGCGGATTTTTGGCTCTATGGGGCTGCTGCAGATGATGGAGAGCATCGGCGGGCTTCTGGGAGCGCCGTTCTCTG GTTGGCTGCGGGACATGACTGGGGACTACATGGCCTCTTTCTTGGCAGCTGGGGCTTTCCTCTTGGCTGGGAGCCTGGTTTTGGTCACTCTGCCCAACTTCTTCTCCTGTCTGGGCACCTCCTCTCCTGCCTGCCGGGGCACCCAGGtggaggcaggggcagagccGGCTCCATTGACACCAGCCTCTGGGGAACATTCCTCCCAGGACAGAGACTAG